Below is a genomic region from Serratia sarumanii.
GCTAACGCGCCACGATCAGACTACACCTCAGTCCAGGGGCGTGGTATCACTTATTATGCCTTCAGCAGGTATGAAGGCATGGCGAGGGGCGCTGGGTTGGACGCAAAAGCAGACCGCGGATTATCTTGGGGGTAAGCGTCACATTTGAACCGCCTGTCAGAGAGGCCCGCTTTCCCTGAAAATAATGTCCATCATCTGTTTAATGGACATTATTTTATGAGTGAACGGGCATGGTTGTTTGAGGTCTTTCGTCTTCACTATCAGGAACAGCTGTCTCAGAACCGCATCGCCAAACAGCTGGGGCTACCCAGGTCAACAGTCAACAGCTGTTTCCAGCGCGCTATCAAGGCCGGTGTTCGTTGGCCCGTCAACGAACTGACGCTGGAACGCACCCTTTATCCCGGTAAAAAACGGTCACGCTCCTCAGCATCACCGCCGCTACAAACACCGATAACGGCCGTGCCATCAAAACCCAAAAGAAGGGGACGCAGACCCAACTTCCCGCTGGCGTTCAAGCTGGCGCTGGTTGAACAATCAATGCAGCCTGGCGTCAGTACCGCCAGGCTGGCGCGCGAGCATGGCATCAACGACAACCTGTTGTTCAACTGGCGCAACCTTTACAAGCAGGGGCGCCTCGGCACGCCTCTTCCCGCTGAGCACTGCCTGTTGCCGGTGGAACTGGAAGATATGCCATCATCACCGCCTATAACTGAAGCAGATAAAACACCACCCTCCGATGCCGCGGAATGTGAACTGGTGCTGCCTGCCGGCACGTTACGGCTCCGGGGTGCACTCAGTCCTGCCTTGCTGAGCATGTTGATCCACGAGTTGAAAGGAACGCGCCGATGATGTCGCTGCCGGCGGGCAGTCGCATCTGGATCGTGGCCGGCATCACCGACATGCGTAACGGTTTTAACGGGCTGGCTTCACGGGTTCAAAATACTCTGCGTGACAATCCCTTCTCGGGCCAGGCCTTCATCTTCCGAGGGCGCCGCGGCGATATGATTAAAGTGCTGTGGGCCGACGCAGATGGCCTGTGCCTGTTCACCAAACGCCTGGAGCGCGGTCGCTTCGTCTGGCCGGCGGCGAGAAACGGCAAAATTCATCTGACACCGGCCCAGCTGGCGATGCTGTTGGAAGGCATCAACTGGAAACACCCGCAACGGATGGAACGGCCTGGCCTGAGGATATAACCTGTTGTAAGGTAGGGGTATGGTTGCTTCCTACCCCGATGAAAACGCCCGACTCCGGGCGCAGCTGCTGGAGCAGCAAAACACGCTTCGACAAATGGCGGAGTACAATCGCCTGCTCTCGCAACGGGTGGCGGCGTATGCCAGCGAAATCAACCGGCTGAAAGTCCTGGTTGCCAAACTGCAACGCATGCAGTTCGGCAAGAGCTCCGAAAAGCTGCGGGAAAAAACGCAGCGCCAGCTACGCGAAGCGGAAGAACACATCAACGCCCTGCAGGAAGAGCTGGCTGAGACGCTGGGCGAACAGCATGATCCGGCGTTGCCGCAGCCGTTACGGCAGTCCTCTGCTCGCAAGCCCTTGCCAGCTAGCATACCGCGCGAAACACGCGTGCTCCCTCCGCAAGAAAGTACCTGCCCGGCGTGTGGCGGCGGCCTCAGCCTGCTCGGGTGCGATATCTCGGAACAACTGGAGCTCATCAGCAGCGCCTTCAAGGTCATCGAAACGCAGCGGCCAAAGCTGAGCTGTTGCCGGTGCGACACCATCGTGCAATCGCCGATGCCCTCAAAACCTCTCGAGCGCAGCTACGCCGGTCCCGGCTTACTGGCGCGCATCGTCACGGCGAAGTTCGCCGAACACACGCCGCACTACCGCCAGTCGGAAATCTACCGTCGACAGGGTGTGGAGCTGAGTCGGGCCACGCTCGGGCGCTGGTCTGGCGCGGTGAGTGAACTGCTGGAGCCGCTGTATGAGCTGTTGCGGGAGTATGTGCTGATGCCGGGCAAGGTGCATACCGACGACATCCCGGTGCCGGTCCAGGCGCCGGGGAGTGGCAAGACCCGCACCGGCCGTCTGTGGGTATACGTGCGTGATGATCGCAACGCGGGCTCGGTGATGCCG
It encodes:
- the tnpC gene encoding IS66 family transposase, whose amino-acid sequence is MVASYPDENARLRAQLLEQQNTLRQMAEYNRLLSQRVAAYASEINRLKVLVAKLQRMQFGKSSEKLREKTQRQLREAEEHINALQEELAETLGEQHDPALPQPLRQSSARKPLPASIPRETRVLPPQESTCPACGGGLSLLGCDISEQLELISSAFKVIETQRPKLSCCRCDTIVQSPMPSKPLERSYAGPGLLARIVTAKFAEHTPHYRQSEIYRRQGVELSRATLGRWSGAVSELLEPLYELLREYVLMPGKVHTDDIPVPVQAPGSGKTRTGRLWVYVRDDRNAGSVMPPAVWFAYSPDRKGIHPQQHLAGYSGILQADAYGGYNALYENGRITEAACMAHARRKIHDVHVRTPTDITTEALRRIGELYAIEAEIRGSPAEKRLSVRKAKTVPRMQSLYDWIQIQMKTLSRHAEMAKAFAYLLKQWNALTLYCEKGWAEIDNNIAENALRGVALGRKNWLFAGSDAGGERAAILYSLIGTCKLNGVEPEAWLRYVIGHIQDWPVNRVRDLLPWKVDII
- the tnpB gene encoding IS66 family insertion sequence element accessory protein TnpB (TnpB, as the term is used for proteins encoded by IS66 family insertion elements, is considered an accessory protein, since TnpC, encoded by a neighboring gene, is a DDE family transposase.): MMSLPAGSRIWIVAGITDMRNGFNGLASRVQNTLRDNPFSGQAFIFRGRRGDMIKVLWADADGLCLFTKRLERGRFVWPAARNGKIHLTPAQLAMLLEGINWKHPQRMERPGLRI
- the tnpA gene encoding IS66-like element accessory protein TnpA — encoded protein: MSERAWLFEVFRLHYQEQLSQNRIAKQLGLPRSTVNSCFQRAIKAGVRWPVNELTLERTLYPGKKRSRSSASPPLQTPITAVPSKPKRRGRRPNFPLAFKLALVEQSMQPGVSTARLAREHGINDNLLFNWRNLYKQGRLGTPLPAEHCLLPVELEDMPSSPPITEADKTPPSDAAECELVLPAGTLRLRGALSPALLSMLIHELKGTRR